A window from Cryptomeria japonica chromosome 1, Sugi_1.0, whole genome shotgun sequence encodes these proteins:
- the LOC131857052 gene encoding uncharacterized protein LOC131857052: MWIRWSQISIPFKGVLVGKKSKKDSRKQVKWEEPLNSFLKLNFDGASKGNPGRSGAGRVLTDQNGLIVKAASYRLPNGSNNLIEARELLEVVKIASNMGLSKLHIGGDSQIITSGLISKKVTNWELQFVLGEVWNLLLRFDDFKISHYYREANQLADGLSDLG, encoded by the coding sequence ATGTGGATAAGATGGAGTCAAATTAGTATCCCTTTCAAAGGTGTGTTGGTGGGGAAGAAGTCCAAGAAGGATTCTCGTAAGCAAGTTAAGTGGGAAGAGCCACTTAATTCATTTTTGAAgctgaactttgatggtgcttctaaggGGAACCCAGGGAGATCAGGGGCAGGCCGTGTTTTAACGGATCAGAATGGTTTAATTGTGAAGGCAGCTTCCTATAGGCTACCTAATGGTTCAAACAATTTAATTGAGGCAAGGGAACTTCTGGAAGTTGTAAAGATTGCATCCAACATGGGACTGTCCAAGCTGCATATTGGGGGTGATTCGCAAATTATCACCTCGGGTCTTATCTCCAAGAAGGTGACAAATTGGGAGTTGCAGTTTGTGTTAGGGGAAGTTTGGAATCTCCTACTGAGATTTGATGATTTCAAAATAAGTCATTACTACAGGGAGGCGAACCAGTTGGCTGATGGGTTATCTGATTTGGGGTAG